A window of Gossypium hirsutum isolate 1008001.06 chromosome D13, Gossypium_hirsutum_v2.1, whole genome shotgun sequence genomic DNA:
CATTTTGGGTTTAAGAGTTAAGTCTTGAGCTTCCTCAGATGCAATACTTTAAGGTTGTTGAAATAGGATAGGAATACAAGGTGCTATTTGTGCTGGTAAAACTATCCTTCGTTGAGAAGTTTGGTTGAAGTGAAATTCAGCTGGTAGATAGCTCAGAATATTATCTTTGTTCACTATGGTTGTAAGTTGATTGGCCTAGTTAATCACAACCAAATTCAGTTTGCATGTGGATTGTTTGTCTGTTTTGATTAACCTGACTTTCATTTTTTAGCATTAGGAGGAAAACTACTTTTGTTAGATAATATTGTAATCCTGCAGTTCATTTCAGAGGAATTGATGTCTAACATCCATCACATATGTTCTTCATCATGATTGAGATGCTTGATCATATCATTATGGGAGTGACATCATCCTGCAGTTCATTTGTAGAGTAATTAATGTCTAACATCCATCACATATGTTCTTTTTTATGATTGAGATTCTGTTATGTGCCTTAGCGTAGGATTTAGTCACAGGTCTAGATGAGAAAGAATTATTGCTCcgacctatggttactcaaagAGGCAGATTCGTCCTTGACTAAACCCCCTCCGAAAATAACGTTTCTTTTTTATAGATTAATTGCCTCcctctttatttcatattggcagCCTTTTATAGACTGTTAATAACAAAGGAAAGAGTCCTAATAGAATTCCTAACTTACAGTTTATGAAGGAAAAAAAACCCTAatataatagagaaaataaataaaactaaaactcttaATAAAACCTGATATAATAATCAGCTGCAGTCCCTTTCACCTGTCACATGCATATTTAGGTGTTTCATATAAAAGAGTTTCTGTTAATGCTTGATTTTATTTGTGTAGGTTTCTTCCTCTTTGAATCTAGTTCAGAGGGCCGAGGTCGATTATCAGCCTCTTGTCCATTTGGGTACACCTTTGGATTTTGAATTTCCTGCAGAATTTTCCAAAGAAGCTACTTCAAGGAGTTTTGCAGCAGATTCAGTTGCCGAAGTCAAAGTTTTAAATAACATTGTGAATGATAATGTTAATCTGGGATGCCATCCTTCTGAATTGGCTGGTGATCGAACGTCAATGCAGAAGGTTCCTTTCAACGGACAAGATGTCAGCACAAATCTTTCAGAAAGTGATCCAAAGGGAACAAACACCACAGCGGGAACAGCAAGAACATCAGAAGATGGATATAATTGGAGGAAGTATGGGCAGAAACAGGTAAAGGGTAGTGAATATCCAAGAAGCTACTATAAATGTACCCATCCAAATTGTCAGGTGAAGAAGAAGGTAGAGCGTTCACTTGATGGCCAAATTACTGAAATTATCTACAAGGGTGCTCATAATCACCCAAAGCCTCAGCCTTGTCGCCCATCACTTGGATCCTCTTCATCATCTAATGAAATGTCAGAGAGTGCTGAAGGCAATGGAACTTGTGTCAAAATTGAAAGTGGtttaatttggaaaaatacccaagCAGGTTCAAAGGATATTAAGCTTGGATCTGATTTGAGAGCCGATGGCCTGGAAAGAACATCCTCAACGTCTGTTATAACTGATCTTTCTGATCCACTATCAACTGCCCAAGGAAAATCAGTTGGTGTTTTTGAATCTGCGGATACTCCAGAGTTTTCATCAACACTTGCTagtaatgatgatgataatgatgataggGCTACCCAGGGAAGTATATCACTCTGTGATGATGCAGCTAATGATGATGAGTCTGAGTCAAAAAGAAGGTAttattttgcatgttaatgaatgTATCCTAGGGCTAAGGCTAGTAGTTTTTACTAACATATATTTTGCATTGTTATCCACTTCCCATTACAGGAAGACAGAATCGTGCTCGACTGAGATGAATGTGGCATCTGGGGCTATCCGTGAACCCAGAGTTGTTGTGCAAATAGAAAGTGAAGTGGATATACTCGATGATGGTTATCGATGGAGGAAGTATGGACAGAAGGTTGTCAAAGGAAACCCTAATCCTAGGTACCAAAACTTGTCAGTCGTCTCTTTCTTGCTCTGTCTCATTTCTTTTGCATGTGAAGCTAAATGAACCATCCAAAGATGCAGGGGAAATTGAAAATGAACAATcctattttaaaacattttgttgtCTAATAGGAGCTATTACAAATGTACAAGTCCCGGATGTCCTGTGAGAAAGCATGTGGAAAGAGCTTCTCACAATCTAAAATGCGTGCTCACGACATATGATGGAAAACACAATCATGAAGTTCCAGCAGCCAGAAGCAGCAGTCATGTTAACACAAGTGCTTGTAATTTACCCCCAACAGTGCCCAACAGTCAAGCTGCTCTGGCATTATCCAGAAATTCTCATGTTCTAAAGCCTGAAACACCAATCCAGGATATTGCACCTCCTTTTGATCGAAAGCCCGAATTCAAAAATGAATATATGAGACCTAGTTTTCTTGGGGATTTCAGCAATGAAATGAAGCTTGGGACTGCTTCTCTGGCTTCTGTTTACCAAATGAAGTTTCCTTCCTTACAGAAAGCTATTCCTTATGGCACCTTTGGAGTGAACCCAAACTGCATTGCAACACGTTCATCTGGCTCAATTGCCTCAACAGTTCCAAATTTTCCAATTTCGATGCCATTGAATCTCCCAACATCTGCAAATCTTTCTTTGGCTGGTTTTGATATCAATAATGGTGGAAAACCAGCTGCTCCAATTCACTCTTTCCTTCCAGGGCAACAGTTCAAAGAGAATACTGCTAGGTTCCATGGGATCAAACAGGAGCTAAAGGATGATAACCATTATGATCCTTGCCTTCCCATTGTCGACCATGCAAAtgcaacatcatcatcatcaccatcagtCTATCGCCAGCAGGCCACCGGAAATTTTCCATCCTAGACTGCAATTCGCTTCTTACTGGAGCCTGGTAAGGTGTTGGATTCTACTTGAGTTTGTTCAGAATTAAAGGttctttctctttttatattGCTGAATTATCATATATAGTTTTTCTCCTTCATATCTATGCTGTTTCTTATACAAATCTTATACACCTATAGTCTATATATGTACGTGATCCTCTGATTTTTAACTTTATACATAGAAATATAATATTACAGGTAAAAATTGCTTCTATCTAGTGGTTTGTGCAGGACTGTTCAAATTGTTTCTTATTGTTCTATTATTAAGTAGTATGGTTCTAAATTATTACTTGAAAAAATAAGTGTGAACTGAATGAATACATAGGGATTGAATTTGTATTATAGAAATTATTTGGTATATTGCTGAAGATTGAGAATTGTTTATGACTGTAAACgttgaattttagaaattatacatttcaaaattttaactttattttcataacattttaTAGGTCTcttgatgattttgaataaaaattaaaaaggtaatttaggtggaatattaatttatttaaaataaaactgaGCTTCTATGCTAAAATGATAATCAGCTCTTTCCCTATTGTCTAGTATATATCAATTTGTTTTTGTTGCATAAATTTTTCACCCACTAAATCTAGTAAATATATAGATAGAAAGAACTTGTAATATTAAATTTCTTGGCGCAAGGCCTTTGGCTTGGCTTCTCCAAATTCTTATGCTTTTCCGAGTCCCTTCTTGCTACTGGTTATCATCATCATTGCCTAAAGCTTCTCCAGATTCTTATGGTTTTTTGAGTCGTCTCTTGCTTTTGGCCATCATCAACACTGCTTGAAGCGTTAATGATGTCTGGGGATTGAGAGCTCGGAATGGAAGGACACTGAACTCAGGCCTCCTCTGACGGCATTTGACTGGGTCTCTGGTTATGTTGTTTCTGTCTGGTTAAGTTGCTTTGATGATTTTTAGTTCTTAGGCGGTTCAGTTTGGTGTTGTGCCTGGTGCTGATGTTGCTGAAGTGAACTGATATCATGCGTCTCCGTACAGCAATAGGAATAAAACGATGGCCACTACCAAGGCAGTAGAGGATGTTACTTGTGGTTGTCGCCTAGTTTAAAAGGCTTTGACTTTCGGCCTGGTCCTTATTTATTCCTATCTTGTATCGGTTCTTGTTGACCTTGGGGAATTGTGATCGAATTCGAGAAATTCGTGTTGCTATTCTATTGCTCGTCTTTGTTCTTTTTGTTATGTCTGATTCATGTCTTCATAGGCTACTTGGTTCTCTTTTTTGTAACTTTTGTAACTTTTCTTGAGATGATGAATTTTATTGACAACAACAAAGAAAGCATTTATCTCTGGAGTTTGACACCAAAATAATATTCTTTCTCATAGGTcgaaaacccaaaatttaaaaaggtatcaaataaaaaaaaaggactaCTTTTTAAAAATCCGACAATTATGTTAAGATATTTTTTAGTGACCCAATTATTAAAACTTGCAAATTTATCTAATcctatttgtctttttttttatttaattccgTTAATTGGGATTAACTCGTAATGAAAGAGGTAAggttaaaattgatataataataaattcaatccTCAATGATTATATATTATCAATtttgta
This region includes:
- the LOC107919220 gene encoding WRKY transcription factor SUSIBA2 produces the protein MDHNVTVFTNRQESVTADDGNGELETVNHGCGGGDGDGDGGGDGGKSGVSIAERRAATCGFKVDKINTARFRASTSPLASPPVRLPYLTIPPGISPTALLDSPIMLPNAQGSPTTGTFPVPTLNQDGQVLSVSNTDRGSKIAPSFTFKPQSMDSQPSFSSLEDQVSSSLNLVQRAEVDYQPLVHLGTPLDFEFPAEFSKEATSRSFAADSVAEVKVLNNIVNDNVNLGCHPSELAGDRTSMQKVPFNGQDVSTNLSESDPKGTNTTAGTARTSEDGYNWRKYGQKQVKGSEYPRSYYKCTHPNCQVKKKVERSLDGQITEIIYKGAHNHPKPQPCRPSLGSSSSSNEMSESAEGNGTCVKIESGLIWKNTQAGSKDIKLGSDLRADGLERTSSTSVITDLSDPLSTAQGKSVGVFESADTPEFSSTLASNDDDNDDRATQGSISLCDDAANDDESESKRRKTESCSTEMNVASGAIREPRVVVQIESEVDILDDGYRWRKYGQKVVKGNPNPRSYYKCTSPGCPVRKHVERASHNLKCVLTTYDGKHNHEVPAARSSSHVNTSACNLPPTVPNSQAALALSRNSHVLKPETPIQDIAPPFDRKPEFKNEYMRPSFLGDFSNEMKLGTASLASVYQMKFPSLQKAIPYGTFGVNPNCIATRSSGSIASTVPNFPISMPLNLPTSANLSLAGFDINNGGKPAAPIHSFLPGQQFKENTARFHGIKQELKDDNHYDPCLPIVDHANATSSSSPSVYRQQATGNFPS